From the Paenibacillus sp. MMS20-IR301 genome, the window GCACGGTCTTGCCGCCGGAAGAAGCTTCTGCAAGCTGCAGGTCTCCGCCGAACAAAGTCAGTCCGCTTGCCTCATTCAGCTGCAGCCGTGTTACTGTAATTCCCCTCTCTTCACCCTGCTCACTGTCAATGACAGAAGCGTTGGAGAACAGCTTCAAGCTGCCCGGCCCTTTGACATCAACCTCAAATCCAGCCATGGGGTGCGGCAAGTATGTATCCAGAATATTTGTCGCACGCCCCTCTTCTGTGTATCCGCTATTTGTTAGCAGCTCCGACAGCCGGCCGTTGCCGATAACAGGGTACCAGCCATAGAAGGAGGGCAGAAACAGCCTGTTATCCGCAACAACTGCGGCCTGTTCCCACAGATCCTTGCCTGGAAAATAATACGAATAATGCCGCCAATCATTTATAGTACCGCTATATGACATGGTAATCTCCAGCTGTCCTCCAGGCATAATGTCCGCGTCAGGAGTGATCCACAGCACATCCGCAGCCTTTTCCCACTCATAGTCAGCAGCAGCACCGTTGACCTTCAGTTCCTCTATGTCAAATAGATGCCGCAGCATGACGGGGAATCGTCCCAGCTTCTCCGCTTGTCCATTCCTTGCCTGCATGGTTGCCTCAATCTTCAGCTCATGGTGCGGCAACAGCTCCAGCTCCAGCTTGTAGCTGTTAATGAGCAGCTTGCGGAATTTCATTCCGGTGAGCAGATCTTTCATATGCGAGGCCGGGAGCTGACTCTCCGGAATCCCCCCCATGGCTATGTATGCTTCCTGCATCTGTTCGTCCGTATCTGCTTTATTAATGCCCGCACGGGACATTTCCTCTATGTCCGGCTCAGTGTATTTACCAGCCTCAGCTCCGGCAACGAACAGTTGCTCCAGTGCACGCTGCTGCATAGTAGTATTGGTTGAGGCAAGTCTTTCGCGGTAAAATTCTTCATTGGCATCCGCAGCTTCAACCCGTTCCTGCAAATGTCCGTACATCGCGCTGCCTGCCCATAACAATACTGCACCAAGAGCCAGCATTACGGGACTGATCAGCCATCCTCTAATTCGTTCCCTCCTGCGCCGATACATTACAATTACTGCAATCAGAGCTATTCCTGCCGCTAAAGCGGCAACCATTCCGCGATGCAGCCAGAAGGCCGGATCGTACAGGAAGCCCCACAAACGCGAGTAGGAATCCCCGATATGATTGATCAACGAATAATCAAGCCAAACCTGACTGTAAGGCGGTAATGCATAAGAAGAGGTTCCGCCTGTTAATTCCGGTACGATTATAGTTAAACCCAGCAACAGGACGAAGCCGATCAAATAACTGTACCGCTTGCGGATCAGGATACCTGTCAAATAAGCAATAACAGTCGCCAATAACACCGGAATGGTAAAAGAAGCAAATACCGCTGAGGTGTACCATTCACGCATTCCCCAAGTAATGCCATCCTTAAAGACCAGCCAGACATACGTACCTGCCGGAACAAGTGCAGCTGCAAGCGGAAGCGTTGCTGCGCACAGCAGGCGTGCCGCCTCCATTTCCCATATCCGGTACGGGAAGGCGGATACCATAGATGATGTCTTCCATTCTTCATCCCGCCGGGCAATTGATATTGCGAGCAAAGGCAATATAATAATAGCCACCTTGCAATACACCCGGGAAATATCCATTACGAATACGGCCCGGTCCAATGCTGCACCGGTAGTCCGGATCATCAGATACAGGATGGCTCCCATGCCGGCCAGCATCAGATACAGGCTTGGACCGCGCAGCAGCAGCTTAAGCTCCGTCAGGTAATAGCGAAGCAGGCTCATATGCGGTTCCCCGCTCTCATGACTGCAATATATCCGTCCTCCAGTCCTGCCGCTGCCTGTACTGCTCCCGGCAGCGGGGCAGAGCTGCAAAGAACCCGCGCCTCATACCCGGCTCCTGAACGCTTCCCGGTTACGAGGGTCGCGGCTTCCTTGAGCTCAGCGAGCTTCTCATTATCGGTCTGGACTGTCCATACCTGCCCCTGCACACGCTGAAGCAATTCGTCTTGTGTACCGTGAAAGACGATCTGCCCCCCGTTCATAATCGCCAGGCTCTGACAGTTATTGTCGATATCTGCAACAACGTGGGTAGACAGCAGCACAGTCCGCTCCTTGCCCAGCTCGGCCAGCATGTCACGAAACCGCAAGCGTTCTTCCGGGTCCAGCCCGGCCGTAGGCTCATCCACAATTATGAACTGCGGATCACCAAGCAGCGCCTGGGCAATCCCGATGCGCTGCCGCATCCCGCCGGAATATTTAGCGATGCACACATCGCGCTTCTCCTCCAGATTGACCCGGCGGAGCATCCCGGCTACGGCCTCCTTCCGGGCCTTCCCGTTCGTAATGCCTTTCATAGATGCGGCATAATCAAGATACTCTGCACCTGTCAGTCTGCGGTATACCCCGAACTCCTGCGGCAGATAGCCCAGCAAGCTACGGATTTCCCGTTCATCACGCCCAAGCCGGCACTTCCCGATTTGTACCTCGCCCGATGTTTTGGGGATGACGGTTGCCAGAATCTGCATCAATGTAGATTTCCCCGCCCCGTTAGGCCCGAGCAAGCCGGACATTCCTGTACCTAGGGTCAGGTTAATTCCGTTCAACACTTCTTTGCTGCCATATTTCTTACATAACTGCTGAATTACCACCTGCATGATTGGCTGCCTCCATTCGTACTTGGCCACCTCCCGTGCGCACGAGTAGATTGTCGTACAGTATAACGACACACTCGGGTAAAAGTTTCAATGGGTAATAAATAAGGCACCTGCTTCTGTAACATTAAAAAGCCGGTAGTCCTTATACTGGACGTACCGGCTTGTTCAATATTCACTGCCTGTGCCAAAATTACAGCTTCTTAAGGGCACTCGCAATTTCAATACAGAGATCTTCTGCCTGCGGCACGAAGCCTAACCGGTCCAGGAATGCATGCGTACAACCTTTATAACG encodes:
- a CDS encoding ABC transporter ATP-binding protein; its protein translation is MQVVIQQLCKKYGSKEVLNGINLTLGTGMSGLLGPNGAGKSTLMQILATVIPKTSGEVQIGKCRLGRDEREIRSLLGYLPQEFGVYRRLTGAEYLDYAASMKGITNGKARKEAVAGMLRRVNLEEKRDVCIAKYSGGMRQRIGIAQALLGDPQFIIVDEPTAGLDPEERLRFRDMLAELGKERTVLLSTHVVADIDNNCQSLAIMNGGQIVFHGTQDELLQRVQGQVWTVQTDNEKLAELKEAATLVTGKRSGAGYEARVLCSSAPLPGAVQAAAGLEDGYIAVMRAGNRI